The following nucleotide sequence is from Sander vitreus isolate 19-12246 chromosome 3, sanVit1, whole genome shotgun sequence.
CCTATGTTTTGTACTTGCCTTTTTGGCTAGAAAGTTACCTGATAATTTTAATGAAGCCAAGCTCATCACCTTCAGCATGCTGGTATTCTGTGCAGTCTGGATCACATTTATCCCAGCATATGTCAGCTCTCCTGGGAAGTTCACTGTGGCTGTGGAGATATTTGCTATTCTGGCCTCCAGTTATGGGCTACTTCTCTCTATATTTGCACCAAAATGCTTCATTATTGTATTCAAACCTAAactgaacacaaaaaaacatctgatGGAGAAAATGGGATCCGATTAAATCTCAATGACCTTGTGGCTTGTCTTTGATTTTTTCATTGACGTGAGCACACTATTCATTTATATGTATTATTCAGCTTTCCTTTGTTTGTgtcaaaatctacacaaaagctacaaagcAACACTATTTTTGATAAAGGCAATTCAACattgtttactgtatgttaaaCTCTTACTTATTTTAGATCATTGATTTAATCTATATCGGCTGCTACAATACAGAtgtaaaaaaatactaataataatatttgaatttcatataaataaataaaaactttaaaaactatcatgacttcctgtctcattgTTTTAATTAGCACAATTAGGGCCTGCACAGTAGAGACTTATGTGGCCACATGTGGCCCAGAACATCTCTGATTGTGGTCTGAGTGATCGGATCTCAATCCATCCTCAGTGCCTCCTGAGTGCATTCACACCTCTACTTAGAGCTGTCCGCTTGTGATCCAATCACTCAGATTTTATAACCAAGTCAAAACGGGGCTTCTGTGTATACAGTGCAATCCTTCACCATGTACACTGTCGTCACTCAAGTACAATATGCACATATAAAACATGTAAGTAAAAAGGCTTTgtcattataaaaaatacaacttGAAAAGAACCTGAACTTGACACTATAGCCTCTTCCACACAGACTGTTCTGTCTTTAGTACCccaaaatatacagtagataatgaaatgaaattgaatCAGGTTGggagttaaaggtgcagtaggtaagacttataaaactaactttctgtcatatttgctgaaactgaccctatgttcgacaactacatgaagcaggtaattaaaaaaaaatctggctcctctggcaccacctacagcctgtagtgtgatttgcaaaaatccacaacTCTCTGTTCAGATGTActaatcagggccaggggggggtgtctaaccaACCGATTCTCActctgaactcgtaaaatacagatgtttggacagtggctgtcagtggctgtcagcatctgaagcgacgaaaaaagcacccttcagcatgtttgtagaacgtaccggggtGAGCAGCATTTACACAGGGTTTAGCAAGTACTATGTAAGGtaacgtagggaggttggtcggggtggtcaaacacaggagaccggggttcgtgtcccacgtgtgtctttaaccgtcccgttattgccGCATGTCACGGAAGCCGTTTTCTTCTTTAACCGGTCCGAGTCCGAGTTCGAgtatggtctggcaaagcaagactagtgTCAGGGCAATACACAACTGGTCCTTACGGAAGCGTAAGctcacccacgatcttttcctaaactcaaccttCCCGTTCCCGCGAGTCACGGAAACttaagcccacccacgagcttttccttaacctaactgcgtcaaaagggacgccaatagtcccgaccaagcgcgtttagttaaagcACGTtttatgacgctaaaggagacttttagcgtcaattgacttttagcgtcaataaaaacgacaaaggcacctgaccaagcatccgtattttacgagatggaagtgagaatgtgttggtctAATATCGTGTCAATCACTGGGGGGAGGGattgagaagttgtcgatgttcaaaaaaagtcctggatcttcgcaatcatacctacagcacctttaacactAGAATGGCCATTTTGAAATTtatgtgtaataactttgctgaataaaaaaatacaattctgCTGGtacctgacttttcctaaaagagtctgtattttcatttaaaattgtttttatatacattacacaaaaggcaaagaaaatacaatcactttTACCTATTTCGACCATACATGGTCATATTGACCGCTCGGATTTTTGCggtattgtttttaatctttcgCCTGGTTGAAGATGCATCTTGGTTGCTTAGTAACTATCATAGTCTCTGTCAGAGAAACATCACTAGCGGTCTCAAGTAACAAGTGTGGGCATCACCAATGCCGAAGGCAGAGCCAGACTCGGTAACGTGGGTTACTACAGCGTGGATGGACTCTGTTCAATCAGAAGGCAAGTACCGGGCGGTCGCTCTGTGAAAGGCGCGGTACACGTAGATGGCCGTGGCTGTCTACATGTTCATATAACTTTATACATCCTCAAACTGGCTGGAATCATTGCACACATCCTCTCCAAGGAGTGCGCCAGCAGTAAAATTGTTTGGAGGAAGTTCATGCAGCAACTGGCAGAGGAGCTGAGAGCGGAGTTTATGGAGGGAAAAAGGGCAGCGGCACACGGCCCGAGCAGCGCTGCACACTGCAGCAGACACCATATTTTGGGATATGAATGTATGAAATTGATTGAAATGAATTATTGAAACACGTATTACTACTCAAATCAgtcaaatgtataattaaactcattaaaatgtacattttggtgTTATTACGTTTTCTAAAGATATCCTAACAcaatacataatacaatattGCAATTGGGTATTTATCATGAGAGATTATAGAGTTTGGAATCTGGCAGTCAAAATGACCgctcaccaaaacaagttccttcttgaggctattttgcatgacgattgtgattgaacgatggtttaaagaaatgccaataaaccagagcaagtttttctcccatcctggattgctatgtggactagccagaccctcctccgcaacgctgtggagtatggtctggcaaagcgagactagtgttAGAGCAATACACTCTTGTGTACTCATTTTTGGTATATGGCTCTGAAACCGTATGCACAACCTCACATTTTGGTTCACTTATTCGTCTGAGGTGGTGCAGTGACTAGCACTGTCACCTCACAACAACACAATTCAGGGTTGGAACCCGCTGGCTGGCTTGGGCCCTATGTAGAGATTGCATATTCTCCCTGTGTTAGCGTGTGTTCTCCGGCTTCCTCCCACATTCCAAAGACATGCGGGTGTTTATAATTGTTAATTGTTGACTCTAAATTGACTTCCCgtttttcccttttcattgATTTGGCAACTAGCTCCTTGATATCCTCAGTTTGTAACTGAAGTGGGTTTAAATTATGTGTTCCCCCCTCATCAAATCCTCCTACAATTTAATTTACAAATTACAGTAATAATgacataatggtcttaaaaacaGAATATACCAtcgcaaatgaaaaaaaaagcaaagcgaTCTGACATCATTATACAGTGATTCGCTAAGAGGACCTCAATCGTCATCATCTGCAGAAGTATAAAGCTCTGCCCATGAAAGGAGATACATTGTTTTGGTCAGCAATAGAATCAAACATCACGGAGTACAGGTCTGTATGTACATGTTTTTGCCAGATGTTTGACTGCCTCTATGTAATGTTACTGTTTGTGCTTCTTGTGGGAGCCTTTGGAGCAGAGGAAGACACTGCACTCTGTGAGATACTGGGGAGCCCAGAGTTTCCTCTGTTATCTAAGGAAGGAGATATCACTATTGGAGGAGTTTTCTCCATCCATAGCCAAATATCAAGGCCTCCGCTCACCTTCACAGATGCTCCAGAACCTCTTAAATGCTCCAGGTAttgtttgttgtcttttgttctgatttgttgaaaaaaaagtcacataaagtCAGAAAACGGTTAGTGAAAATTGTTTTTACTCTTTTCAGGATAAATTTTAGGGAATTTCGTTTTGCCCAAACAATGATGTTTGCCATTCAGGAGATCAACAATAGCAGCTCCCTGCTGCCCAATATTTCAATTGGTTATAAGATATTTGACGGCTGTGGTTCAAATCTGCCTTCAACACGTGCAGTGATGGGTCTAATAAATGGGCCAGAAAGGACTTTGGAAAAAACCTGCTCCAACCATTTATCTGTTCATGCGATCGTCGGAGCCTCTGAGTCCTCCTCAACCATTGCGATGCTACAAATTTCAGGGATTCTCCAAATACCAGTGGtaaatatttgtaatatttgtGGTCGTTTTTGACTGAATTCACCATCTTCCTTTTTCCAAAAGGCTTATCTAGATCAGTCTAATGatcaacaaatatatatatatatatcagtttattttatataatgcAATATTatctataatataatataatatatatatattatattatattatagatAATATTgcattatataaaataaactgaTTAGTATTTTGGTTAATTTCACATCTGTGCTCGGGTTGTGATTAAGGTTTCCAGGGTTTGCACAGATGCAGCAGATTGACTCTAAAGACACATGTTGAGACAAAGATTTTCCCTTACTTTTTGTCACTTAATACTTATACACttaaattttaaatgttttttgtttccctctttttattttctgttagaTCAGCCACTTTTCCACTTGTGCTTGTCTGAGTAACAAAAAGGAGTACCCCTCCTTCTTCAGAACCATCCCTAGTGACTACCATCAGAGCAGAGCCTTGGCAAAACTGGTAAAGCACTTTGGCTGGACATGGGTTGGGGCAGTTAGAAGTGACAATGATTATGGTAACAATGGCATGGCAACATTTATCACAGCTGCGAGTCAGGAAGGGATTTGTATTGAGTACTCAGAGACCATCTCAAGGACTGATCCAAGTGAGCAGGTTACCAGGGTAGTCAGAGTTATCCAAAGTGGCAGTGCTAAGGTATTAGTTGCGTTCCTGGCCCAGGGCGAGATGGACATTCTGCTTGAGGAAGCTCTGAAGCAGAACTTGACTGGGCTGCAGTGGGTGGGCAGTGAGTCCTGGATTACAGCAGGTCATCTGGCCACTAAAGGGTACTCAAGAATTCTGACAGGGTCTCTGGGCTTCACCATCAGAAAATCAAAGATCACAGGCCTGCGAGAGTTTCTTTTGCAGGTTAACCCAAGTCAAGACCCTTATAATAATCTGCTGCGAGACTTCTGGGAAGCCACATTTGGTTGCAGTTTGCAATCCAGTCCGCATGGTCAGACCCAGTGCTCTGGCACTGAGAGACTACAGGACATCAAAAATCCTTTCACAGATGTGTCAGAGCTAAGGATATCTAACAATGTGTATAAGGCTGTGTATGCTGTGGCTTATGCCATGCataacatgttaaaatgtggaCAAAGTGGCGAAGCGGAGAATCACCCGTGTATCTGGAAAGATGCTTTAGAGTCAAAACAGGTCAGAGGTCGCCTTCATGAATTATGTGATTAATTTGAAATAATTAACAATTCCCTGTACTTTAAGTTATACAACACTGTTCTCCGTTGGTAGGTTGTGAAACACCTCCGAGATGTGAATTTCACTCTTCAGTCAGGAGAAAGAGTGTACTTTGATGAAAATGGAGACCCTACAGCGATGTATGAGCTGGTGAACTGGCAGAGAAACCAAGCAGGAGATGTTGTGTTTGTGGCTGTAGGGAGCTACGATGCCTCACTACCAAATGGAAAGCAGTTTACCATGATCGGAATAAACACTACATGGGCTGCTGAATCCCTGGAGGTATCAAACTTGTTATGTATTAAATACTCACAGTGGAGCTTGATTTTTAAAGTAATAACTGTTCCCTGAGCCATTTCCATAATTAGAACTAGGTCCATTTTGCATTGTTGAGGAAGTCATActatataaaagtaaaaaaaaaaaatacacacaaatataaataGACTTTGTTTGGCAAACTGACGTGCAAAGTGCCAGAAGTTTCTCTTCTGATCTAGGAAGCTTAAACTAGAGTTTGCTGATTAAATCGAACCAATGATATTACAGATTTGGTTTACATATTACAGATTTGGTTTACATAAACTTTAAGTAACTGATGAGTTGTGATGTTGTTACAGAGGCCACAGTCTGTCTGCAGTGAAAGTTGTCTGCCAGGTTTCCGGCAGGCTGTGATTAAAGGCAAACCCATCTGCTGTTTTTCCTGTATCGCCTGTGCTGCTGGGGAGATAAGCAACTTCAGCAGTGAGTAGAAGCTTTCCTATCTGCAATTCTTCATGCTATATACACAATACTTCCCAGTATCTCTCATATATATTTCACTAAATACAGCATGAACACATTTCAGCGTTTCATGTTTTCCATTCAGATTCTGCCGAGTGCTCACGGTGTCAACTGGAGTACTGGTCAAATGAAGACCACAGCCAGTGTGTTCCAAAGGTGATCGAGTTCCTATCTTATGGAGAAACCATGGGCGTCCTGCTCACTGCTTTCTCATTGTTTGGAGCAAGTTTAACACTGGTGGTGTCATGTGTCTTCTTTAGGTTTCGTCACACACCTCTTGTCAAAGCCAGTAACTCTGAGCTGAGCTTCCTGCTGCTCTTCTCCTTgactctgtgttttctgtgttctctgaCGTTCATAGGCCGGCCCTCTGAGTGGTCCTGCATGCTGCGACACACAGCATTCGGCATCACCTTTGCTTTGTGCATGTCTTGTATCTTGGCTAAAACCATAGCAGTGGTGATTGCCTTTAAGGCGAAAAGGCCAGCAAACACAGTTCCTCAGTGTTCTGCTCCACTTCAGAGAACAAGTGTTCTTAGCTGTACTTTACTGCAGGTCTTAGTCTGTATGCTGTGGTTGACTCTTGCACCGCCATTTCCCTACAAAAACACAGCTCATGCCACTGAAAGGATTATTCTAGAATGTGATTTAGGTTCACCTATAGGGTTCTGGGCTGTGCTGGTGTACATAGGACTCCTGGCTGTGCTATGCTTCATCCTTGCTTTTCTGGCTCGAAAGCTGCCTGATAATTTCAATGAAGCTAAGTTCATCACCTTCAGCATGCTGATATTCTGTGCAGTTTGGGTCACTTTTATCCCAGCATATGTCAGCTCTCCTGGGAAGTTCACTGTAGCTGTGGAGATATTTGCCATTCTGGCCTCTAGCTTTGGGTTGCTCTTCTGTATATTTGCTCCaaaatgttatattttactgttaaaacCAGAGAAAAATACTAAAAAACATATGATGGGGAGAAACTAATCAAAATCACTATAAACGAGTATACAGCATAGTAACACTCAAATGTCTGAATTCCTATTTTAGTCTTTACTTATTAAAAGCTTTGGGTTAACTATGACTTTGCAGGCCATGACCAGAGAAGTCCAATAAATGCCTTAAAGATATTTTCTGCCTCATTTGCTTGTTTACATGTAGGTCTTTGCTGAATGAAAACAGGGGGGGACTGGTCATAtttgcagtcttttttttttaatgcaataaACAATTTCAGTGCAGAGTTATCCCTGAAGCTGAAATTCTAAATTGAAAGTTTGTTGTGTTGATATTAAAATTCAGCTCCTTGTTAAATGTAACACTTTAGGGTTTAGTTTCCTTGGAGGACTGGGATAGTTTTTTCTATTTTGAGGAGAAAATGATGTCCTTCATACTCAATGTcctaaatcattttttattctCATTTAGCTCATATTTTAAATTCTTAACTGAAATAGAATATTCAATACACAACAACAGCTCAGATATCCC
It contains:
- the LOC144515290 gene encoding extracellular calcium-sensing receptor-like; translation: MFDCLYVMLLFVLLVGAFGAEEDTALCEILGSPEFPLLSKEGDITIGGVFSIHSQISRPPLTFTDAPEPLKCSRINFREFRFAQTMMFAIQEINNSSSLLPNISIGYKIFDGCGSNLPSTRAVMGLINGPERTLEKTCSNHLSVHAIVGASESSSTIAMLQISGILQIPVISHFSTCACLSNKKEYPSFFRTIPSDYHQSRALAKLVKHFGWTWVGAVRSDNDYGNNGMATFITAASQEGICIEYSETISRTDPSEQVTRVVRVIQSGSAKVLVAFLAQGEMDILLEEALKQNLTGLQWVGSESWITAGHLATKGYSRILTGSLGFTIRKSKITGLREFLLQVNPSQDPYNNLLRDFWEATFGCSLQSSPHGQTQCSGTERLQDIKNPFTDVSELRISNNVYKAVYAVAYAMHNMLKCGQSGEAENHPCIWKDALESKQVVKHLRDVNFTLQSGERVYFDENGDPTAMYELVNWQRNQAGDVVFVAVGSYDASLPNGKQFTMIGINTTWAAESLERPQSVCSESCLPGFRQAVIKGKPICCFSCIACAAGEISNFSNSAECSRCQLEYWSNEDHSQCVPKVIEFLSYGETMGVLLTAFSLFGASLTLVVSCVFFRFRHTPLVKASNSELSFLLLFSLTLCFLCSLTFIGRPSEWSCMLRHTAFGITFALCMSCILAKTIAVVIAFKAKRPANTVPQCSAPLQRTSVLSCTLLQVLVCMLWLTLAPPFPYKNTAHATERIILECDLGSPIGFWAVLVYIGLLAVLCFILAFLARKLPDNFNEAKFITFSMLIFCAVWVTFIPAYVSSPGKFTVAVEIFAILASSFGLLFCIFAPKCYILLLKPEKNTKKHMMGRN